CtgcaaacccaaaaccaaagtTGAAATTCAACTTTACTAACTGTTGAACCGCTCGAGCTTTTGAGTAGGCCATAACTTTTCCATGCACTTTGGTCATGAAATGTCTTTGTGCGTCTAAAAGTACCATGACCTAGCATCAAATCTACATGACGATATGATTCTTTGGACAGAGTATAGCTACAAATTTACTGTATATATAGCATTCGGTGAAGTACCACAAAGGTTTCTACAACAACAGCATCCGGttgagaaagaaaaaaccaTGGTGAAGCACATACCTATAGACCTTGACATAGCAAGAACGCCAAAAACACGATGGCCATTCCATTGTATGACCTTGCCTCCGGCTGCTTCAATCCTTGCATATTCGTCTTCCCGATCTGGCTACAATCGATTTTCCATACACAGTTATTTTATGACAAAATACAACAAATGCAGATCAGTTTCCATAAACAGTCATAATACAAGACTTCAGTCAAATAATGTCTTACTTTATGATCCAACGATAACGCCATTGGTTCTTTACCCCGACAGAGAACTGCTCTGGAATCTCCACAGTTTGCTACTATGATATGAGACGAGCAAATAAGGGCAACGACAGCAGTGGAACCAACAGTTTCTGGGGCAACAGGCTCAAGACCAGCCTTCCCTCCAACCTCAGTGTCAACCTTAAAAAAACAATTTGTAAATGCCTTTGTCCATTGCCCTTGGCAATTGTCTTTGATACTTTCATGAATTAGGCCTTCCTTAACAGATTCTATCTCTTCAGCTAAAGCCAAATGGATGCGGTCACGACAATAGTTTGCAACCTAAAGAAAATTAAAGCAGATTCCATGAAATACAATTACCGGTAGAAAGACATTATGTGCAATTTATGCAGTAGCAAAAGGTTGCCCACGGAACACATAAGGTTATGAAACAGTACCTGAGACCCTCCATGACCATCATAGACTCCAAAGAAATGAACAGTTTGGTGCAAACACTTGCTCAAGCCATCAATTATGCGGTCACCAATCAGCATTTGAATTGGAATCTTAAACAGTTGCGGTATAGCGGCAAGCGCATCTTCCATCTCTGGCCTTCTTCCAATCACAGACGTAAACCCCCAAAGCGGCACATAGTCTACCTCAAAAACACTGCGGCTAACTGTTTCTTTGGCCCCCGTTTCCACAGGTAATTGATCAACAACTGCAGATGGCTTTGGGTCAGACCCATCACCAATTACTTCCTCAAGGCTCCCCGTCACAGGAAGGGGATCACTTGTGATCTCTGtctcaacatttaaatcacctAAATCCGTGGCCTTATCGACAACTTCTACACAGCAAATGCTCTTCTCCTTGTCTGCAGAACTCAATGTGCCTGCATCAGGACCAACCTCATAAACGAGGAAGTCCTCTAAACACAAGCTACTTGACTCACTCGCCACTGAGAGTGAACAGGAGCTATCAAGAACCTGATCACCTTCCAATGATAAAGAATCATCGTCCTCACTCTCACGGCCTATCGCATCAGCAGAAGAAACCCAATTGCTTTCATCTTGAGATATCATATCCAACAAAGGAGCTCCTCCCCCCTTGTCCTCTTTTGGCGCTGAAACTACTCCAAAACTATCATTCCCCGAACAACTAAAATTACAATCCTCTTCACCAGCTGCAACCGTCTCACTGGAACCCATGGTGACAGAATCAGATAGCAATCCCGCCGTGTTTGTCATTAGCTTAAGTCTTGTGATATCCATGTGGACAGCTATGGTTGGGTTATCACAGACTGAGTTACCTACTCTAAATGGCACCGCGACCGGCGTAGACATATCCTCCATCAAAATCCTTATCTGGGCAGTACAAAAAGTTAACCTCCAACATCACACAAGCTGTCATTTCTCAATTAATCTCTGACTTTCTCCCCCTATTGAGAATGATTCCGGAATGTCAACGGTGGGTTCTAACAGGCCATTTTCCATGCCTGAGGGCACCCGAATAAAAGCGAAAAGGCGGTGCAAAACCCAGGAGATGTGAATGTACAAATGAGCTAAAAAAGGTGGTGGAAAAGGAAATGGGTAGTCAGATCTCGTCAACAACAATGGATCCACACTTGCACTTTTGGAAATTGAACCCTATAGACTAAATTGACACGTTTTGAGCCCTTTCCAACTTCTTCTCTGGCCTCTTCTCATCAACAACGCCCAGAAAgaaacaatctttaaatgcacaaatggaaaaaaacaaaCTGCAAAATTAGAAGAAGTACAAAAATCAGATTAAATTTAGAACCAACCCCTTATCCAAacacaagaaataaaaaaagaaagaggaggTCATGAGAAAGAAACCCAACAAAGGCAAAGCACCAAGAATCACAGGAAAAACCGACCCTATCAAAGAAAGCAACTTTTTCCAACATATTAACTTAAAGACTTCCCTGGATCTGAGGCAACCTATCTCTGCCTCTTGTaattcaactctctctctcccccccaccctctctctctctccaaataATTATGACAATTATTAAGCAGGAAAAACAAGAAGAATCACTACCTAATTTGTCAACTGTACAGTCTGTCCTTCCCTTCCTCCTTGCCTCTCtctcatcctctctctctctcttaaactTTACTCAAACAGCTCGACTCCATGAAAAGGATCCAAGAAATCAAGAAAACAAGATATGGGAAGCTTACCAATTAAAAATCCCAGCTCAAAGATGACtgcttttttattaataaatgtACCTGAAGAAGAGAGTTGAGACTTACAAGCGCAAGAAAGGGAGTGGAAGAGAAGAGAAATATACccgaaaaagtaaaaaataataagaaaaataatggaGGAAAAAAAGGACAAGAAAGAGACAGGAGAGACGGGAGTGTATTTGAAGAGTGAGAAAAGGTAACACGTGTCAAATCTAGAAGAGCATATTATCTCCGCCCATCCCATGATCcccttcccttttctttctctaaTCCTAGATCATTATCAAAAGGAAATTGCTTAAaagtgatttttatttttatatatctataattttttgttaatattaagaaagaggtttttttttatgatcTCATTCTGTCGTAGAGAGTCTTATCCAGTGTAAGAGTTGATATAGAGTTGATTAATGATGATAAGATATTCGAATTTAAAACATTCTCCTAACATTTGTACTTAATTATTATGAAAGTGATTTTGACAATGGGAAATCACTTCATTTCTCGTGATTGGTAAGTCCAGACTAACAAAAAAACTTCCATGTCTTATGAAAAGCAAAACTGTCCTTCCAAACTtagattatatttttattttcattagaaACTCAAGAGAGGTGTTAATTACAATCTTAACAACTAGTGTGCTCCCATTAACAATTAATAAACTTATTTCCGCGTATCAATTGCAGCCTATGAGATGAGATGGGCTACTTATCATAGAATGTGGTTATAAGGTGTGACCTACTAATTCATTATCTTTCCCTTTCAACTTACTAATCGTATAATTAGGTTGGGAGGAGGCTGACAACTTTGAGCTTAATTATTCAGAGTTTGCTGCATCTAGTTGGccttattaaataaataattaattaatagtaACAAGCTTATATTAAGGTTTAACTACAGATTAGGTAAACAGATACAAATTAACAAGCACATAATTAAGTGATATTTATtagttttttctaattttttgaaTGATTTCTCTCTAAGAGCTCACCTGTGCTTTTCAGAAATTACAACAAAATTATGCTAACGATCATTCAACCTTATAGAGAGAGACTTAAATCGAACTGAGATGTCAAGGTGACAAACAATTGGTTCTATTTAAATCGCCAAATCTTGTTCAGTTCCATCCAAGCTTAGTTTCTGAATCTtcgtggaagaagaagaagcggttcagttgattaaaaaatatattgatTTGTAAAATGTTTGTACATAAAATATTGATCTGAAAACAGATGGAAAATTAGAATAATGTCTAgtgttcattaattttaaagaaaattaatgaaaagtgcttgaaaactttgagttttaacgataaagacaaaataaagagtaaagtgaatagtaccaggattcactttttagtgtaaaaatatagttttttgttaaagtaaacagtacatTGAGATTTTCGCTAAAGTtctcttaattttaattatattttaaaaacaaCCTGAAACCGAAAGGGAAGATGTCCAAGTCCGGACTACTG
Above is a window of Malus sylvestris chromosome 15, drMalSylv7.2, whole genome shotgun sequence DNA encoding:
- the LOC126602604 gene encoding protein phosphatase 2C 16-like isoform X3; its protein translation is MEDMSTPVAVPFRVGNSVCDNPTIAVHMDITRLKLMTNTAGLLSDSVTMGSSETVAAGEEDCNFSCSGNDSFGVVSAPKEDKGGGAPLLDMISQDESNWVSSADAIGRESEDDDSLSLEGDQVLDSSCSLSVASESSSLCLEDFLVYEVGPDAGTLSSADKEKSICCVEVVDKATDLGDLNVETEITSDPLPVTGSLEEVIGDGSDPKPSAVVDQLPVETGAKETVSRSVFEVDYVPLWGFTSVIGRRPEMEDALAAIPQLFKIPIQMLIGDRIIDGLSKCLHQTVHFFGVYDGHGGSQVANYCRDRIHLALAEEIESVKEGLIHESIKDNCQGQWTKAFTNCFFKVDTEVGGKAGLEPVAPETVGSTAVVALICSSHIIVANCGDSRAVLCRGKEPMALSLDHKPDREDEYARIEAAGGKVIQWNGHRVFGVLAMSRSIGHGTFRRTKTFHDQSAWKSYGLLKSSSGSTVSKVEFQLWFWVCRR
- the LOC126602604 gene encoding protein phosphatase 2C 16-like isoform X2, whose amino-acid sequence is MEDMSTPVAVPFRVGNSVCDNPTIAVHMDITRLKLMTNTAGLLSDSVTMGSSETVAAGEEDCNFSCSGNDSFGVVSAPKEDKGGGAPLLDMISQDESNWVSSADAIGRESEDDDSLSLEGDQVLDSSCSLSVASESSSLCLEDFLVYEVGPDAGTLSSADKEKSICCVEVVDKATDLGDLNVETEITSDPLPVTGSLEEVIGDGSDPKPSAVVDQLPVETGAKETVSRSVFEVDYVPLWGFTSVIGRRPEMEDALAAIPQLFKIPIQMLIGDRIIDGLSKCLHQTVHFFGVYDGHGGSQVANYCRDRIHLALAEEIESVKEGLIHESIKDNCQGQWTKAFTNCFFKVDTEVGGKAGLEPVAPETVGSTAVVALICSSHIIVANCGDSRAVLCRGKEPMALSLDHKPDREDEYARIEAAGGKVIQWNGHRVFGVLAMSRSIDLMLGHGTFRRTKTFHDQSAWKSYGLLKSSSGSTVSKVEFQLWFWVCRR
- the LOC126602604 gene encoding protein phosphatase 2C 53-like isoform X1, yielding MEDMSTPVAVPFRVGNSVCDNPTIAVHMDITRLKLMTNTAGLLSDSVTMGSSETVAAGEEDCNFSCSGNDSFGVVSAPKEDKGGGAPLLDMISQDESNWVSSADAIGRESEDDDSLSLEGDQVLDSSCSLSVASESSSLCLEDFLVYEVGPDAGTLSSADKEKSICCVEVVDKATDLGDLNVETEITSDPLPVTGSLEEVIGDGSDPKPSAVVDQLPVETGAKETVSRSVFEVDYVPLWGFTSVIGRRPEMEDALAAIPQLFKIPIQMLIGDRIIDGLSKCLHQTVHFFGVYDGHGGSQVANYCRDRIHLALAEEIESVKEGLIHESIKDNCQGQWTKAFTNCFFKVDTEVGGKAGLEPVAPETVGSTAVVALICSSHIIVANCGDSRAVLCRGKEPMALSLDHKPDREDEYARIEAAGGKVIQWNGHRVFGVLAMSRSIGDRYLKPCIIPEPEVMFIPRTKDDECLVLASDGLWDVMSNEEVCDLARRRILLWHKKNGADGLPLERGEGIDPAAQAAAEFLSNRALQKGSKDNTTVIVVDLKAQRKFKSKT